A region of the Pricia mediterranea genome:
AAAATTTACAATGACAAAGTTGAGCCGAAGGGAACAAAAAAAAGTTGTGGAATTCGAGAGGTTAATGGAACAAGACCACTATTCCGACAAAAAGGAGCAATTTATCTTTAGGTTGAGTAAGGCCTGTTTCGATGACTATGAACGGCTGGCCAGTGCGTGCAGTTACAAATTAGAAAAAAAGGTTTCCCGAAACGATATCATGCGTAAGGCCCTTGAGTTTTACCACCAGGAAAACATTCGGGAACTAAATAGAATTATTGATAAGATTTGAATTGGCAATGGGAACATATCGTATACGTCATCATCGGCAGCCTATGTCTGTTATGGTACTTGTTTGTCCTTGTCGCACTTAAAAAATCAAAAAACGAAAAAAAAGTTCAGGAAAATGATTCATATATGCAAAAATCACATATATTTGTAAAAAACACATCTTCAAAGGATAAAGATATGGACCAGTTACTCAACCGTGTCGATGGGAATGAAACCAGCTCTGAGCTGTTGGATATTTTCAATGCGTCCGATAAAGATGTTCAGAATGAATCCTTAATTCCAGAACATGAAAAATTTAAGATTATCAAAAATTCCGAACCCCCTCCGGAGGAGGAAGCAAAAGACTCAGATTAAAGTCTTCCTGACTTTATTCCTACTTATCACTTTACATGCTGCCGGCCTTGCCCAGATCGATGAACTGGTCGATCAGGTCAACGAAGCGGAACAGGGTACGGCACAAATCGGGAACAGTATTTTCCGAATCATCAAGATTGCCGCAGGCGTACTTCTAGCCATTGCGGCGTTGGCCTTTCTTATTATCAGGGAACAGAACCAAGACATGGCCCGTAAAGTAGGCAATGCCATCGTGGGACTGGTCATCTTCTACGGCCTTATCGAGATTGGGGAAAACTTGGCCAACTGATCATGGAAAACAAGTTGGTCAAAATCCCTAAGGCCCTGCAAAAGGACGTTTCCTTCTTTGGGCTTCGCGCTAAATATGTGGACCAGGCCTTTAAGGGCTCGTTCCTTTCACTGATGGTGGGGCTGTTCCTCAGTACGGTCATCCCGACCTTTCTGAGCCTTCTTCTTTCCTTCTGTACCGCTGCCCTATACATCATACTTATGCTTTTCTATTCAAAGGCGTATGGGGAAAATGGTTTTATTAAGTCAAGGGCTGACAGAAAGGGACCGGTTGGTGTAAAAGGCCATGTCAACAAAAAAATGTTAGTGCTATGGAAAAAAGAATAAATCTTTTGGACGCCTTTCCCATTTACGGTTATGAGGCCCCGATTTTGGTATCCAAGGAAAGAGGTTGCCTGAGCATCCCGTTGCAGTTAGAACTTCCGGAAATCTACACTTTGGAAAGTAAGGATTACCTGAACCTCAATCGTATGGTTTCCGGCATCTTGGAAATACTCGGCGAAAATTGTCTTTTGCACAAGCAGGACCTGTTTTTTGGGGAAAACTATTCCATGGACAGGCAGAGGTTGGAGCGGGATTTTTTTGAGACAGAGGATGAGCTTTATTTTAAGGACCGGCCCTTCTTGGAGCATTGTTGCTATTTGGCCATCCACAAAGTACCCAAAAACTACATCGGCCGCACCCCGCTAGGGGCCAATTCCTTTTTGAAAAAGGAACGTAGGTTCTATGGCCAGAACCACGTTCCCAAGGAATACCTCGATGAAGGCGTTATGACAGATTTCGAGGCCAGGGTCGGGGCCGTAAACGACCTTATCAACGATTCGGGCCTGATGACTTCGAAAATCCTTGATTTCGAGGAACTGTTCGGAGGGGCGGGCTATTACGATAGCTATTTGGAAACGGGCTACGGGGAAGGCACGGGCAAGGATATTGATTTTTCCGATAACGGTCTTAGGGTCGGCGACAAACAGGGGCAGTATTTCACTCTGGAAAATCTGGACCAGTTCTCCAAAGAGGATATGGCCTTTCACGAGTATTTTGGAAAATACAGCACCGGGGACAACCTCTTCCCCATCGGGAACCTGTTTTCCCTTGGTTTCAAGATTCCCCAAGAACATATTATCAACCAGTATATCTATATACCGGAAAAAGAGAAGGCCATGGCCAAATTGAGGTCCAAGGCGAAACGCCTGAACAAATATGCAAGGAACAAAAAGGGGGACAAGAACAGTACCTACCGCGACCAAATTTATGATTTCCAACAACATACACTAAACGAGCATAAGGAGTTGGTCTATTACCACTTGAACGTTCTGGGCCTTTCCGGAACAAAGAAGTCCTTCAGGTCGATGTGCAATACCGTTAGGTCGGCTTTTCGGAAACTGGGCATCCGTGCGAAGGAAAATACGGTGGATAGAAAGAATCTATTTTTCGGGGGTATCCTTGGCAACGGTATCGGATTGAGCTCGGAACTCTATAGCCCCTTTTCCTCTGACATGGCGGCCAGTCTTTGGTATTTTGAAGGGGGCTATAAAAACCGGTTGCACGGCCCACACGGATTGCGTATGGTCGATAGGGCCACTGGCAAACCTTTATTGGTGAGCCTTTACAGGGAACCTGAAGCAAAGGATTGGATTTTTAACCGGGGCATGCTCATCGCTTCGGGATCTGGAGGCGGAAAAACCTTTTACGCCAATGCCTATTTATTCTCCGAGTATCGCGAGGGAGCCGAGATCCTTATTCTTGAGAATGGGAACTCCTATGACAAACTGTTGGACTATTTGGATGGGGTCGTTATTGAGAACGATGATCAAAATCCCTTTACATTCAACCCCTTTGTGCTGGATTCGGTGGATACCGTTGACAAAGGTGGTGAAAAGGTACTTACCGAACACAAATTGACTCAACTCATCGCACTGGTCCATCTTTTGCTGGGACAGCAAGGAAACGGTAAGGAAGACGGTCATGATGATGCCGTGACCAAGACCATCATTGAACTGCTTGTTCAAGGGTATTATCGGGAACAACTTGGAAAAAGCCAAACCGAATACTCTTTCAACACGTTTTACGACCACACCAGTAAATACTTGGGGCCGCTTATGGATGCCAAGGGTATCCGAAAAGAAGTCTTCGACCCTAATGTGTTCCTGCTCCTCTTAGGAAAATATGCTCATGATGGACCCAGGGGATACTTGTTGAACAGTAGGGACCAAAGAATTTCAGGACTCAGCCGTGAACGTCTGGTATACTTCAAATTAGGGAACCTGATCAACAACGAGCAGCTTTTCCCGATACTGGCTTTTTTGATGATCGATGTTTTCGATAAAAAGTTGAAGGACCCCAAAAAACTGTCCCTAAACAAAATACTGAATGTCGACGAGGCGTGGGACCTTTTCGACAATCCGATAATGGCCAGTTATTTCGATGCACAGTCACGAATGGCACGGAAATTTGGGGGCCAGCCCATTTTTATCTCCCAAAAAGTAAGCGATTTTGTCAAATCAAAATATATCGGCAAAACCATCGTGGTAAACAGCCATATCAAGGTATTGCTCGATCTTGGTGAATTTGGCAACTCCTTTGAGGAAATCCAGCAAGTATTGGGACTGAACGAAAAGCAGAAGCAACTGATCCTATCCAATAACAAAGATTTGCCTATCGGTCGGAAATTGCGGGAAATGGCCATTTGTTGGAAAGACCGTGTCAAGGTATTCGGATTGGAGACCTCCTTGCCAACGAAATGTCTTTTTGAAACCAATCCCAACGAAAAAGCAAAGATCACCCGACTACATAAGAAACATGGCCATGTTTGGGAAAGAACGGCCAACGCCTATAAACAGCTGCAAACCGAACTGGCGGAATCCGGTTCAGAGAATTTGAACGGCAGTGACCTTAACCCAAAATATAGAAAATGATGATGTATGTAAAACCAAGAATTGTATGTCTTACTATTTTGATAGGGCTGATAACCCATTTTGGAACCGCCCAAATACCCGTGACCGATGTAGCGGCCAATGCCCAACTGGTACTGCTCAATCAAAATGTGGCCACGCTCAATTCGCAACTAGTCACCTTGAACTCGACCATGGGGAAGCTTTTGGCACAGATGGAGCGAAATGTTACCGCCAATTCCAGCGCTTCAAAAATCCTAAGCCAAGACCTTACCGCAAAAAGAACTCCGGCCAGTTATGTCATGGGAAGTCCTGAAATGAACGAACTGTACGCCCTAAAGGACAAGATCGTGGAAGCCTATAAGGGCACACAGAAAAACCTGCGCTCCTTTTCCAATCTAGAAAAAGTGGAAAAGGAAAGGGCTACCAAGATTTTGGCCGATGCCCTGTTACAGGTTTCTTCCTTGGTATCCCAAGGATCCCAGATTGCCACCACTGGCGAAATCATCGAATCGGCCGATAGGCTTTCGGCATTACGGTCCATCTTAGTCAATATGGACACTATTTTAGAAGCCATAATAAAGGTCAATACGTCCCTCTTACAAAAAAATGAACACCGCAAAGCGGTCTATTCACTGATTAAAACCAATTGATATACATTATGCAATCGGATACAGGTTTTAGAGAAACGGTGAACACGATATTCAATCAGTATATCGACGATGCTTTTACCAATTTGGCCCCTACCTTGGGTATAGGCTTCCAAATGGCAAAAATCGGGCTGGGCATCTTCGCCATCATGCATTTTGTGGGTAACGACAGGGCCGATGTGTTCAAGGCCCTGAAGTGGTTTCCTTTGATGTTCATCCTCTATAACTACTCCGAGTTCGCGCATGCCATCTTTGAATTTTACAACAACTTGGGCTCTTCCTTTGTCAGTACGCAAAAGAACTGGGACACCATCGGGCAGAAGGTGGCCTTGGCCCAAATCGATGTGGCGGCCAATAACGTTGTGGAATGGAACTTGTTCAGCATGGATATTGATGCGTTGCAGTCCTTTGCCCTTACCGGTTTGGCGGGTTCCATAACGGCGTTTGCCCATATCGTTTCTACACTGATTTTCGTTGGTATCAAGGCTTTGGCCACCATCTACCTTTTCATTCTTATCATTTTTGGACCTATTAACATAGGGCTTTCGTTCATTCCAGCCATTTCGGGCCTATGGAAAGCGTGGTTGCAAAAGTTCATGAGCCTGTGCCTATGGCTTCCCATGTTATATGTAGTCGATATGTTCATGGTCAATCTTGTGGATGCGCTGGTGGATCATTTGCTCCGTAAAAGTGCCTATGACCTTGGATTGATCCTGAGTTCATCTCTCTTGATCTTGATGACCTCCTTCTTTTACATCAAGGCCCCGACGTTGGCCAATTTTGTAGTCCAAGGGCTCAACATTTCGGGCGGTGGCATCGTCTCGAAGCCCAAGCACTACGGAAAAAAAGCGATACAAACGGTCATCGACGCGAAGAGTGGCGGGGCCACAAAAGCTGCGAGGACACTCATCCAATAATAAAGATTCGCTTATGAAGGATAGGTATATGATTTTTAACGATATAGACAGAGGCCGAAGGCACAACAAGCGGCTGGTTTATGGGTGTTTGGTGTTGGTGGCCGTAATCTTTGCCATTGCAAGCTATTACGTAACGGCGGCAAACGAGCGGGCCAACAATAACGCTTATCTACTATACGGAGGGCAACGCCTACCAATAGCTCCCATCAGGGATATCAAGCAAAATCTCGAAATTCTTTGTGAGGGACATATTATCAATTTTCATGAACTTTTTTTCGCTCTGGAACCCGAGTTGGACCTAATAAGAAAGAATATCGAGGGAAAGGCCTTGTTCATGGTGGATGGGTCAGGCAACCGCTTATATGCCCGTTTGGTCGAAAAAAAGTACTTCCATGATGTGGCAATGCGGGACTATAACTACTTTGTCGAACTTGATTCGATTCAAATCGACTATGCAACCTATCCGTTTCCGTTCAACTTCTACGGTAAACAGGCCATAGAAAAAGGCAAAACCACAACGTATAGGAAACTGGTCACCAAGGGATACCTGAAAAAAACGGGAATCACCTTGAATAACCTGAACGGAATCAAGATTTTGGATTTTGAGGTCGTGGACAATTCGGACATCAAACACTAGGGACATGAAATTAGGGGACAACATAAAACGTTTGAAACGCTGGGTCGTCAGGCACCGAAACTTTGCCATTGCCCTACCCCTGATCCTGATACTCACCAGTTTCTTTGTTATTGAGAACGTCAAGGATTTCCAATTAAGGCCTAACTCCGAGACCGATGTGTCGAATGGCTTTAATCCGGAGTTGCCCGGCAAAGTCCCGACCTTGGAATCCAGTGCTACCGATACACCTTTGAAAATTACGGATTCTTTGGCAAAGAAAAAGGTGGAGAAATCCTCGGCTTTACCGGACGTTGCCCGGATGAACGATTCAGAAAACGATTCGCTCCAAAGGATCCTGAAACGATTGGAAGGACTATCCTTAGAATCGGACCAGCAGGATGTTCCACAGGCCGAAATTTCAGATAGTAATAAAACAGTGGAAAGGGAAAAGAAGACTATGATGACCGTGGAGGAACAAAAGCAAAAATTTGTGGAGAATCGCTTGGCCTATCGTGAAAAGCTATTGGAGGGAAAAAAGAAAATAATCGGGGAATCCTCGGGGCAAATTCCCCATCCTGAGCAAGAGCAAGAGGAGGTGCCCGAAAACGGAAAGCCGACTTTCTTTAGGGCAACGGTATATGGCGACCAGTTCATTTTGCCCAATGAGAATGTACGGCTGCTGCTCATGGAGGACATGGTTCTACACAAAAAACGATTTCCCAAGAATACGTTTATCCATGCCTTGGCTTCGATACAGGGAAACAGGGTCTATTTGGACATAGACAATATCGAACATTACCCGGTCGATATCTCCGTCAGGGATTTTAACGACGGTCGGGAAGGCATATATAACAAGAGGGC
Encoded here:
- a CDS encoding TraG family conjugative transposon ATPase, which produces MEKRINLLDAFPIYGYEAPILVSKERGCLSIPLQLELPEIYTLESKDYLNLNRMVSGILEILGENCLLHKQDLFFGENYSMDRQRLERDFFETEDELYFKDRPFLEHCCYLAIHKVPKNYIGRTPLGANSFLKKERRFYGQNHVPKEYLDEGVMTDFEARVGAVNDLINDSGLMTSKILDFEELFGGAGYYDSYLETGYGEGTGKDIDFSDNGLRVGDKQGQYFTLENLDQFSKEDMAFHEYFGKYSTGDNLFPIGNLFSLGFKIPQEHIINQYIYIPEKEKAMAKLRSKAKRLNKYARNKKGDKNSTYRDQIYDFQQHTLNEHKELVYYHLNVLGLSGTKKSFRSMCNTVRSAFRKLGIRAKENTVDRKNLFFGGILGNGIGLSSELYSPFSSDMAASLWYFEGGYKNRLHGPHGLRMVDRATGKPLLVSLYREPEAKDWIFNRGMLIASGSGGGKTFYANAYLFSEYREGAEILILENGNSYDKLLDYLDGVVIENDDQNPFTFNPFVLDSVDTVDKGGEKVLTEHKLTQLIALVHLLLGQQGNGKEDGHDDAVTKTIIELLVQGYYREQLGKSQTEYSFNTFYDHTSKYLGPLMDAKGIRKEVFDPNVFLLLLGKYAHDGPRGYLLNSRDQRISGLSRERLVYFKLGNLINNEQLFPILAFLMIDVFDKKLKDPKKLSLNKILNVDEAWDLFDNPIMASYFDAQSRMARKFGGQPIFISQKVSDFVKSKYIGKTIVVNSHIKVLLDLGEFGNSFEEIQQVLGLNEKQKQLILSNNKDLPIGRKLREMAICWKDRVKVFGLETSLPTKCLFETNPNEKAKITRLHKKHGHVWERTANAYKQLQTELAESGSENLNGSDLNPKYRK
- a CDS encoding type IV secretion system protein, producing MQSDTGFRETVNTIFNQYIDDAFTNLAPTLGIGFQMAKIGLGIFAIMHFVGNDRADVFKALKWFPLMFILYNYSEFAHAIFEFYNNLGSSFVSTQKNWDTIGQKVALAQIDVAANNVVEWNLFSMDIDALQSFALTGLAGSITAFAHIVSTLIFVGIKALATIYLFILIIFGPINIGLSFIPAISGLWKAWLQKFMSLCLWLPMLYVVDMFMVNLVDALVDHLLRKSAYDLGLILSSSLLILMTSFFYIKAPTLANFVVQGLNISGGGIVSKPKHYGKKAIQTVIDAKSGGATKAARTLIQ
- the traM gene encoding conjugative transposon protein TraM, encoding MKLGDNIKRLKRWVVRHRNFAIALPLILILTSFFVIENVKDFQLRPNSETDVSNGFNPELPGKVPTLESSATDTPLKITDSLAKKKVEKSSALPDVARMNDSENDSLQRILKRLEGLSLESDQQDVPQAEISDSNKTVEREKKTMMTVEEQKQKFVENRLAYREKLLEGKKKIIGESSGQIPHPEQEQEEVPENGKPTFFRATVYGDQFILPNENVRLLLMEDMVLHKKRFPKNTFIHALASIQGNRVYLDIDNIEHYPVDISVRDFNDGREGIYNKRAGELWREYKAETAGDALQEAADDITSGAPDVLKGITRGLGTFLRKKRLKEKDKILLIDDYELLLVMQ
- a CDS encoding DUF4133 domain-containing protein, coding for MENKLVKIPKALQKDVSFFGLRAKYVDQAFKGSFLSLMVGLFLSTVIPTFLSLLLSFCTAALYIILMLFYSKAYGENGFIKSRADRKGPVGVKGHVNKKMLVLWKKE